A region from the Bradyrhizobium erythrophlei genome encodes:
- a CDS encoding integrase core domain-containing protein, which produces MIGLLCYVLAVLASPFKSKLRLEAENAVLRHQLMVLRRKLHGRVRLTNNDRWFFIQLYRWVPSILQVLTIIRPETLVRWHRAGFRCYWRWKSRPQGGRPRIDTELRVLIRRMSMENPLWGAPRIHGELLKLGFEIAQSSVAKYMVKRRGPPSQGWRTFLRNHAPDIAATDLFVVPTIGFDLLYAFVIVRLDRRDLVWINVTANPTAEWVARQITEAFPWDEAPDYLIRDRDRIYGTIVTRRLRAMGIRDKPTAPASPWQNGFAERLIGSIRRECVDHIIVLGEMHLRRILRSYADYYNRVRTHRSLNKDTPVSRPVQRTGVISSRAILGGLHHHYARV; this is translated from the coding sequence ATGATCGGGCTGCTCTGTTACGTTCTGGCCGTCCTAGCCTCTCCATTCAAGTCGAAGTTACGGCTTGAAGCTGAGAACGCGGTGCTTCGACATCAGTTGATGGTCTTGAGGCGTAAGCTGCATGGTCGCGTCCGGCTTACGAACAATGATCGCTGGTTCTTTATCCAGCTCTACCGCTGGGTTCCGTCGATCCTGCAGGTCCTCACGATCATCCGGCCCGAGACGCTCGTTCGTTGGCATCGGGCCGGCTTTCGCTGCTACTGGCGTTGGAAGTCGCGCCCACAGGGAGGGCGACCGCGGATCGACACGGAGCTGCGCGTATTGATCCGGCGGATGAGCATGGAAAATCCGCTTTGGGGTGCGCCACGGATCCACGGCGAACTGCTCAAGCTCGGGTTTGAGATCGCGCAGTCGAGCGTCGCCAAGTACATGGTCAAACGACGGGGGCCACCCAGCCAGGGATGGCGAACCTTCTTGCGTAACCACGCGCCGGACATTGCCGCCACGGACCTGTTCGTTGTTCCAACTATCGGTTTCGACCTGCTCTATGCCTTCGTCATTGTCCGGCTCGACCGCAGAGACCTTGTCTGGATCAACGTCACAGCAAATCCGACGGCAGAATGGGTTGCACGTCAAATAACGGAGGCGTTTCCTTGGGATGAGGCTCCGGACTACCTCATCCGCGATCGGGATCGCATTTATGGCACCATCGTCACACGCCGATTGCGCGCCATGGGCATCCGGGACAAGCCTACCGCACCAGCCTCGCCCTGGCAGAACGGCTTTGCCGAACGGCTGATCGGATCGATCCGACGTGAGTGTGTGGACCACATCATTGTCTTGGGCGAGATGCATTTGCGCCGAATCCTGCGATCTTATGCGGACTATTACAACCGCGTCAGAACTCATCGATCCTTGAACAAGGATACACCAGTGTCTCGCCCGGTTCAGCGAACCGGTGTGATCAGTTCACGCGCCATCCTTGGCGGACTTCATCACCACTACGCCCGTGTTTAA
- a CDS encoding class I adenylate-forming enzyme family protein, whose product MKVTPAGALMHQVQTRPKSAAFVFHEEVWTYERLAVEAESLARGMSVRGIGPGDRVAIHMVNRPEMIVAYYACFQLGAIAVPLRTAFKFAELAPILRRLRPALYLGEMSLYDNVAAVDASILALDKRFVVKGTFEDDGVQPWEALFDAPGNESLSTPPGSYKPSVLITTSGTTGEPKFVVHTPATLAETTDLLIRNWGLSDGDIMIEPLPLAHMSGLITSLAFIQFGALFVLLESFDADIVLDTVERHCCTWLAGFPAQYAAMLGCQLARPRNLKSLRICLTGADTCPVDLQERVTATFGAPLYNVWGATEVVGSLTFGLRPGPVVRVPKGARIRLVDAKGADVGNGEVGELLIRGGNVFDGYWNDPKATGESLRAGWYHTGDLMRRGEGDELWFVSRKKDIIIRGGTNISPVEVEQALVASHPAVREAAVVGIPDAVLGQRMVGFVKLADGAKDTVVSEILGNVATRLASYKVPESLEIIDELPRNALSKVDRNALQAIAAKTDQADKAGPALIEAMALQPKQPDARLPSRVARIS is encoded by the coding sequence ATGAAAGTGACCCCAGCAGGTGCTTTGATGCACCAGGTGCAAACTCGGCCAAAAAGTGCGGCATTTGTCTTTCACGAAGAAGTGTGGACCTACGAGCGGCTTGCGGTCGAGGCCGAAAGCCTGGCGCGCGGAATGTCGGTACGCGGCATCGGGCCGGGGGATCGCGTTGCCATTCACATGGTGAACCGGCCCGAAATGATCGTCGCCTATTATGCCTGCTTTCAATTGGGGGCGATCGCGGTACCATTGCGAACCGCATTCAAATTCGCTGAACTCGCTCCCATTCTGCGCCGGCTGAGACCGGCGCTCTACCTTGGTGAAATGAGCCTTTACGATAATGTCGCCGCGGTTGACGCCTCGATCCTGGCGCTTGACAAGCGCTTTGTCGTCAAAGGAACCTTCGAGGACGACGGTGTCCAGCCGTGGGAAGCCCTATTCGACGCCCCCGGTAACGAGAGTTTGTCGACCCCACCGGGTTCCTATAAACCATCGGTTCTGATCACCACATCCGGAACTACCGGCGAACCCAAATTCGTCGTTCATACGCCGGCGACACTGGCCGAAACGACGGACCTGCTGATCAGGAATTGGGGATTGTCGGACGGCGATATCATGATCGAGCCCTTGCCGCTGGCGCATATGAGCGGGCTCATCACGTCGCTCGCCTTCATTCAGTTCGGCGCCCTTTTCGTCCTGCTCGAAAGTTTTGACGCGGATATCGTCCTCGACACCGTCGAACGCCATTGCTGCACCTGGTTGGCCGGTTTTCCGGCCCAATATGCGGCAATGCTTGGGTGCCAACTGGCCCGGCCGCGCAATCTGAAGTCCTTGCGAATCTGCCTGACCGGAGCGGATACCTGTCCGGTCGATCTGCAGGAGCGCGTCACCGCGACCTTTGGCGCTCCGCTCTACAACGTCTGGGGTGCAACGGAAGTCGTGGGATCTCTGACCTTCGGCCTGCGACCCGGACCGGTCGTGCGGGTCCCCAAGGGTGCGCGGATCCGGTTGGTCGATGCAAAAGGCGCAGATGTCGGCAACGGTGAGGTTGGCGAACTCCTGATCCGCGGCGGAAACGTCTTCGACGGCTACTGGAACGATCCGAAAGCAACCGGCGAAAGCCTGAGGGCCGGCTGGTATCACACCGGCGATCTGATGCGGCGCGGCGAGGGAGACGAGCTCTGGTTCGTATCCCGCAAGAAGGACATTATCATTCGCGGCGGCACCAACATCTCACCCGTCGAAGTGGAGCAGGCGCTGGTCGCCTCGCATCCTGCGGTCAGGGAAGCCGCGGTGGTTGGCATACCGGATGCCGTACTCGGTCAACGCATGGTCGGTTTTGTCAAGCTCGCAGACGGAGCCAAGGACACGGTCGTCTCCGAAATCCTGGGCAATGTCGCGACGCGGCTTGCATCCTACAAGGTGCCCGAGAGCCTCGAGATAATCGACGAACTGCCCCGCAACGCGCTGAGCAAGGTCGATCGCAACGCGCTGCAGGCCATCGCGGCCAAGACCGACCAGGCCGACAAAGCTGGCCCTGCGCTGATTGAAGCGATGGCGTTGCAACCTAAACAGCCCGACGCGCGGCTGCCCAGTCGCGTGGCTCGGATCAGCTAG
- a CDS encoding ester cyclase has product MRQWRRARWGWHYQKRTQNGRIIDNWHIEDNLTLLQQMGVAKVAS; this is encoded by the coding sequence ATGCGGCAATGGCGACGCGCAAGATGGGGTTGGCATTACCAAAAGCGGACCCAGAACGGCCGCATCATCGACAACTGGCATATCGAAGATAATCTGACACTGCTCCAGCAGATGGGCGTCGCCAAGGTTGCTTCGTGA
- a CDS encoding peroxiredoxin-like family protein, whose amino-acid sequence MSLQAKLDTFKADFEAGKPPYSVSRSVIETMHRATAELIASGAAQRAKKAGDVAPSFLLKDPEGNIVSSDELLEKGPLVVSFYRGVWCPYCNMELQALEAAKPAFDKYGASLLAVSPQTVPNSRKSMRQNKLTFPILSDAKGKVGAAFGLRFELPDYLVELYKGLKNDLPTFNDDPSWTLPMPARYVIGQDDTILYSEVNPDYTRRPAPEEMIPVLQRAAAVKV is encoded by the coding sequence ATGTCGCTGCAAGCCAAACTCGATACGTTCAAGGCCGATTTCGAAGCCGGCAAACCGCCCTACAGCGTTTCTCGTTCCGTGATCGAGACCATGCATCGCGCCACCGCCGAACTGATCGCCTCCGGCGCTGCGCAGCGTGCCAAGAAAGCTGGCGACGTGGCCCCATCGTTCCTGCTGAAGGATCCCGAGGGGAACATCGTCAGCTCGGACGAGCTTTTGGAGAAAGGCCCGCTGGTCGTCAGCTTCTATCGTGGCGTCTGGTGCCCCTATTGTAACATGGAGTTGCAGGCGCTGGAGGCCGCCAAGCCGGCGTTCGACAAGTACGGCGCCTCGTTGCTCGCAGTCTCGCCGCAGACCGTGCCGAACAGCCGCAAGTCGATGCGCCAGAACAAGCTCACCTTCCCGATCCTGTCGGATGCGAAGGGCAAGGTCGGTGCCGCGTTCGGCCTGCGCTTCGAGCTGCCCGACTATCTGGTGGAGCTCTACAAGGGATTGAAGAACGATCTGCCCACGTTCAACGACGATCCGAGCTGGACCCTGCCGATGCCGGCCCGCTACGTGATCGGCCAGGACGACACCATCCTCTATTCCGAAGTGAACCCCGACTACACCCGCAGGCCCGCGCCCGAAGAGATGATCCCGGTGCTGCAGCGGGCCGCCGCCGTCAAGGTGTGA
- a CDS encoding alkene reductase yields MSTLFSPLKIGPYQLAHRVVMAPLTRMRSDPGDIPSNLMVEYYSQRASKGGLIISEATPVSIRGNGYAGAPGIYADRQIKGWRRITEAVHAKGGRIFLQLWHVGRQSHTDLQPNGEAPVAPSAIAAEGYAYTKQGDVPFSMPRALALEEIPSIIEEFRAGAERALRAGFDGVEIHGANGYLPDQFLQDGANKRTDEYGGPIGNRARFLLEITQAAISVFGADRVGVRIAPNGTYGSMSDSNPAATFGYVVTELDRLGIAYLHVVEPRIKGIEEIGKGQAPIAAQHLRQKFSRTLIAAGGFTGESAAAIVAAGDADLVAFGRHFIANPDLPERFRRSLPLNRYDRSTFYGGDGRGYIDYPTHADLATAAV; encoded by the coding sequence ATGAGCACACTATTCTCGCCGCTAAAAATTGGTCCCTATCAACTCGCCCATCGTGTCGTGATGGCGCCGCTGACGCGGATGCGCTCTGATCCAGGTGACATTCCGAGCAACCTGATGGTCGAGTACTATTCCCAGCGCGCGTCGAAAGGAGGCCTCATCATTTCGGAGGCGACGCCCGTGTCGATCCGCGGCAACGGCTACGCCGGCGCACCGGGCATCTATGCGGACCGTCAGATCAAAGGATGGCGGCGCATCACCGAGGCCGTTCACGCCAAGGGCGGCCGGATCTTCCTGCAGCTGTGGCATGTCGGCCGCCAGTCGCACACCGATCTGCAGCCCAATGGCGAGGCGCCGGTCGCGCCGTCCGCGATCGCGGCAGAAGGCTATGCCTATACCAAACAGGGCGACGTCCCGTTCTCGATGCCGCGCGCGCTCGCGCTCGAGGAGATACCCAGCATCATCGAGGAGTTTCGCGCCGGCGCCGAGCGCGCGCTGCGCGCTGGTTTTGATGGCGTCGAGATTCACGGTGCGAATGGCTATCTGCCCGATCAATTCCTCCAGGACGGCGCCAACAAGCGCACGGATGAATATGGCGGCCCCATCGGAAACCGCGCGCGCTTCCTCCTGGAGATCACGCAGGCTGCAATTTCGGTGTTCGGCGCCGATCGCGTCGGCGTCCGCATCGCGCCGAACGGCACCTATGGATCGATGTCGGACAGCAATCCCGCAGCTACCTTTGGCTACGTAGTGACCGAGCTAGATCGGTTGGGCATCGCCTACCTCCACGTGGTCGAGCCGCGCATCAAGGGCATCGAGGAGATCGGCAAGGGCCAGGCTCCTATCGCCGCCCAGCACCTGCGGCAAAAATTTAGCCGCACCCTGATCGCAGCCGGCGGTTTTACTGGTGAGAGTGCCGCGGCCATCGTTGCGGCAGGCGACGCCGATCTCGTCGCGTTCGGTCGCCACTTTATCGCCAACCCTGACCTGCCCGAACGGTTTCGGCGCAGTTTGCCTTTGAACCGCTACGACCGCTCGACGTTTTACGGCGGCGACGGGCGAGGCTACATCGACTATCCGACGCACGCCGACTTGGCGACGGCGGCAGTCTAG
- a CDS encoding DUF1127 domain-containing protein: MLVERGRREREIKKAVAALAKLDDRTLRDIGIPQRSQIEQVVRYCRDC, from the coding sequence ATGCTCGTCGAGCGCGGGCGCCGGGAGCGAGAGATCAAAAAGGCCGTCGCTGCCTTGGCGAAACTCGATGACCGGACATTGCGGGATATCGGCATTCCTCAGCGGTCGCAGATTGAGCAGGTCGTGAGGTACTGCCGTGATTGCTGA
- a CDS encoding alpha/beta fold hydrolase: protein MNADRLIEEWRQQGRVLEVEGANTVLWRMGQGETVICVHGVPTSGFLYRKLLPELASRGFEGITLDLPGLGLADRPADFDYSWSGFATWYLKAIDAAGIRDFHFVVHDIGGPVGFEIIRRVPSRIKSLTVLNTLVDVSQFRRPWVMEPFAWPVVGWLWLQSARTPMFYVLNKTFGTRNISRAESAAYAQLLLGPDSGRAFLQIMRSFERTPAFEQGIKAALKARKFPAQIIWGKDDPALRMKKYAPYLLKALDTESYQVVYGKHFLQEDSSPAIASLIARLTSASGSAAESP, encoded by the coding sequence ATGAACGCTGACCGGTTAATCGAAGAATGGAGGCAGCAGGGCCGTGTTCTCGAGGTCGAGGGGGCGAACACGGTCTTGTGGCGGATGGGCCAGGGAGAGACCGTTATTTGTGTTCATGGGGTTCCCACTTCTGGCTTTCTTTATCGAAAGCTTCTGCCGGAATTGGCCAGCCGCGGGTTTGAGGGGATCACTCTTGATTTACCGGGATTAGGTCTTGCCGATCGGCCGGCCGATTTCGATTACAGCTGGAGCGGGTTCGCCACGTGGTATCTGAAAGCCATCGACGCGGCAGGTATAAGAGATTTTCATTTTGTGGTTCACGACATAGGGGGGCCTGTCGGTTTTGAAATCATCCGGCGCGTTCCCAGTAGAATTAAGTCGCTCACGGTTCTCAATACGCTCGTCGATGTGAGCCAATTCCGGCGGCCGTGGGTCATGGAGCCTTTTGCCTGGCCGGTCGTCGGCTGGCTTTGGTTACAATCCGCGCGAACTCCGATGTTTTACGTTCTCAATAAAACGTTCGGCACGCGCAACATCAGCAGAGCAGAGTCCGCTGCTTATGCCCAGCTTCTCTTGGGGCCAGATAGCGGACGAGCGTTCCTCCAGATTATGCGGAGCTTCGAACGGACCCCCGCTTTTGAGCAGGGTATCAAGGCCGCTCTGAAGGCGCGAAAATTCCCGGCCCAGATCATTTGGGGCAAGGATGATCCAGCTTTGAGAATGAAAAAATACGCACCTTATTTGCTGAAGGCTTTGGATACCGAAAGCTACCAGGTGGTTTACGGAAAACATTTTTTGCAGGAAGACTCTTCCCCCGCGATTGCGTCTTTAATCGCCAGATTGACCAGCGCGTCGGGTAGTGCTGCGGAATCGCCGTGA